In the genome of Anomalospiza imberbis isolate Cuckoo-Finch-1a 21T00152 chromosome 11, ASM3175350v1, whole genome shotgun sequence, one region contains:
- the ACY1 gene encoding aminoacylase-1: MAPGKPGKSTPGASENPSVTLFREYLRIDTVHPKPDYDAAVQFLERVGTDLGLACQKVEVCQGHVVLILTWQGTNPRLRSILLNSHTDVVPVFEEHWTYPPFEAVKDSQGNIYARGAQDMKCVSIQYLEAIRRLKTEGKSFARTIHLTFVPDEEVGGHKGMEMFVQCPEFKALNVGFAMDEGLASPSDTFSVFYGERSPWWIKVKCMGSPGHGSRFISNTAAEKMHKVINSFLAFRESERQRLKSDSSLTLGDVTSLNMTMLEGGVSFNVVPSEMAASFDIRIPPTMDLKAFEEQVTTWCHDAGEGVTCEFHQKCMDQHITSTEESDPWWKAFSGVCRDMKLQLKLEIFPAATDSRYIRAAGHPAIGFSPMNRTPVLLHDHNEFLNEQVFLRGIEIYARLLTALASVPPLPTEG; encoded by the exons ATGGCACCTGGGAAGCCTGGGAAGAGCACCCCTGGGGCCTCAGAGAACCCCTCGGTTACGCTTTTCCGGGAGTACCTGAGGATTGACACTGTCCACCCTAAACCTGACTATG ATGCAGCTGTCCAGTTTCTGGAACGTGTCGGCACCGACCTTGGCTTGGCCTGCCAAAAAGTGGAG GTGTGCCAGGGCCATGTGGTGCTGATCCTGACCTGGCAGGGCACAAACCCCCGCCTGCGCTCCATCCTTCTCAACTCCCACACTGACGTTGTGCCTGTctttgag GAGCACTGGACCTACCCACCCTTCGAGGCAGTTAAAGACTCGCAAGGCAACATCTACGCCCGGGGTGCCCAGGATATGAAGTGCGTCTCCATCCA GTACCTTGAGGCCATCCGGAGGCTGAAGACAGAAGGGAAGTCTTTTGCCCGCACCATCCACCTCACCTTTGTGCCTG ATGAGGAGGTGGGCGGACACAAGGGCATGGAGATGTTCGTGCAGTGCCCTGAGTTTAAAGCACTCAACGTGGGCTTTGCCATGGATGAAG GGCTGGCCAGCCCATCTGACACCTTCAGTGTCTTCTATGGTGAGAGGAGCCCATGGT GGATAAAGGTGAAGTGCATGGGTAGCCCTGGGCATGGGTCCCGCTTCATCAGCAACACAGCGGCTGAGAAGATG cacaaaGTCATCAACTCCTTCCTGGCCTTCAGGGAGAGCGAGAGGCAGAG GCTCAAGTCCGACTCAAGCCTGACCCTAGGGGATGTCACTTCTCTCAACATGACCATGCTGGAGGGGGGTGTCTCCTTCAACGTGGTGCCCTCCGAGATGGCTGCCAGCTTTGACATCCGCATCCCACCCACCATGGACCTGAAG GCCTTCGAGGAGCAGGTGACCACATGGTGCCATGATGCTGGGGAAGGTGTCACCTGTGAGTTCCACCAG AAATGCATGGACCAACACATCACCTCCACTGAGGAGTCGGACCCATGGTGGAAGGCCTTCAGTGGGGTCTGTAGGGACAT gaagctgcagctcaaGCTCGAGATCTTCCCGGCTGCCACCGACAGCCGCTACATCCGAGCG GCAGGACACCCTGCTATTGGCTTTTCACCCATGAACCGCACCCCGGTGCTGCTCCATGACCACAACGAGTTCCTGAACGAGCAAGTCTTCCTGCGGGGCATTGAGATCTACGCCCGCCTCCTGACTGCCCTGGCCTCAGTGCCCCCGCTGCCCACCGAGGGCTGA
- the ABHD14A gene encoding protein ABHD14A gives MLLARSRLGLLLLGALLTFLLYLLLPAARRSRPDEGKRGWRAANGTVRTGMAAGEPPVFYREVPAAAVGPGRPDVLFLHGQAFTSKTWEALGTLALLAGEGYRVVAIDLPGYGDSPPVEMALTAQGRRAFLDHVLQELGMQRPVLISPSMSGRFALPFLVVHGDRLAGFVPIAPVGTKDYTAEQYRGVQTPTLILYGERDTGLAPQALQNLQHLPKHRVAVLSGAGHACYLDKPEDFHRALLGFLRQLK, from the exons ATGCTGCTTGCCCGCAGccgcctggggctgctgctcctcggGGCGCTCCTCACTTTCCTCCTGTACCTCTTGCTCCCGGCCGCCCGGCGCTCACGGCCTGACGAGGGAAAGCGGGGTTGGCGGGCGGCCAACGGCACCGTGCGGACGGGGATGGCTGCGGGAGAGCCCCCCGTGTTCTACAGGGAGGTTCCCGCAGCAGCTGTCGGCCCCGGGAG GCCTGATGTCCTGTTCCTGCACGGCCAGGCGTTCACCTCCAAGACGTGGGAGGCCTTGGGCACACTGGCGCTGCTTGCTGGAGAAGGCTACCGTGTGGTTGCAATAGATCTGCCCG GCTACGGGGATTCACCCCCAGTGGAGATGGCGCTGACAGCACAGGGCCGGAGGGCTTTCCTGGACCATGTCCTCCAGGAGCTGGGCATGCAGAGGCCAGTTCTCATCAGCCCCTCCATGAGCGGCCGCTTTGCCCTGCCCTTCCTCGTGGTGCACGGGGACCGGCTGGCCGGCTTTGTGCCCATCGCACCCGTGGGCACCAAGGACTACACTGCTGAGCAGTACCGGGGAGTCCAG ACACCCACCTTGATCCTCTATGGTGAGCGTGACACTGGCCTGGCTCCCCAGGCCCTGCAGAACCTCCAGCACCTCCCTAAGCACCGTGTGGCCGTGCTGTCTGGTGCTGGCCATGCCTGCTACCTGGACAAACCAGAGGACTTCCACCGGGCCCTGCTGGGCTTCCTGCGCCAGCTGAAGTGA